TTGTCACTTGTGTGCTGCTTGGTCCTATGCCTCCCCCCCAAAAGTAGTGGCCTTcacatggttggttggaaagagTCGAGTCCCTAACTATCAATAATCGCCAGAAAAGGGGCACAATCCTACCCAATGTGTGTCTGATGTGCTTCCAAGAAGCTGAATCGATTGACACCTTTTTCTTCATTGTCCTTTTGTGTCAGACATCAATTCTCAGGCCCTCCCTAGGTGGAAATCTTATGGATGATATCTTCCTCCATCGATGGACTCTTCTATTCGTGGCATGCGGGAGTCTAGGGGTTTctcagcaaaaaagaaaaagaagaaaaagaaaaagtggggAATCATCTTCTTAGTTGTCCTCTAGGCGATTTGGGTTGAAAGAAACAATTGTTGTTTCCGTAATTTAAGTGTTTCCCCAGCCGAGGTTCATCCAAGTCTTGTTgttatttagggcctgtttggatgtttgTAAGTTGGgttagtgggaagtgacttactattggtgtttgggggaggaagtTCACCTGTAAATCAACAAGCAAAATTGCTAGAAAACTTCCAGGGGCTAGGGGTGAGAAGTTAGTTCCCTATAAGTGACTAGCAAATCTCCAGCCATTGAAGAAGCTCCagttagctctctctctctctctctctctctctctctctctctctctctctctctctctctccaattagGGTAGTTGTGTGCCTCCCTCCCTTCACCTCTCTACCTCTCATGCTGCTAGGGTTACGagttttttatcttttttattttgtttgaatCGACCAATTCGGTGAGGCCatgacaatggggcccaccttaatatatttttttggtatatccacatcgcccatcagttttgccagctcattttagggcttgggcccaaacatgaagtagatccaaatatcaggtgagtcacaccataggaaacagtagtgattgaatgtccaccattaaaaaattcatggggcccaccataatgtttatttgccatccaacctgttgataaggtcacacatatttggatgaagggaaaacataaatatcagcttgatccaaaactttcgtggcccacaagaaattttattggtggccatttaatcaccgttgtttcttgtggtgtggcccacctaagatttggatttgcgtCATTTTTGGACccgagccctaaaatgagctggcaaaactgatggacggcgtggatctgaAACTTGGCCTTCTTTCTTGTAGCCATTGGTTTTCTAATCTATGGATGATAATTGATATGTTTAGAAGCATATAATCAAAAGGGGTTGTTTACAACCATAAGCAATCAACTGTTGTCCCTCCAAGTAGATGTTTGGAATTCTTGATTTGAACTATTATTTCCATAAACAACCTTTCTCATCCATTTTCTAGCAATTTTTTGGCTGTTGACTGGATGGTTACAATCATTTGAATGGTGTGGTTTTGTGATTTTTGCTTGGTAATTCATTAATTGTGGGCTGGTTTTGTtgcattttattttactttttcttttttctttctctttctttctttctttctttttttttttttccttttttttttttttcatttcgttTTGTTTGTTTTCTGTCTTTGGCTCTGCCTAATAAATTGCTtatctttcgaaaaaaaaaaaaaaatcacaatttgaataaataaaataaaataaaaataatcccatataaaaagatttttacaaaaaaatcgCAAACCTGACTGTAGAATCTCAAAGCATTGATGAAATCTCCTCTCGAAAAGCATTCATTCCCTTTCCGCTTCCAATCCAAAGCAGACGCTGCGTTCTTACGACATAGCCCCATCTCTCGGTCCGTTACTTCTCCGACAATCTAAGAAGATGAGGAAAAGGAAAAGGTCAAACAAaaactaaatgaagggaaaagaaagCAATTTTGGAAGATTGGAGAATGGAAGGGAGGACGGATTTTGAATTACCTGGTGGAAAcgaggagaagagaggaagaagtcGAGAAGTGAGGAGCACGTGCGAGGGAGATCGTCCGGAGTTGCACCGGAGATTGTCTGCTTCAAATGGATGGGAACAAGAGATTTCagcttctccattttctttcttgcTCAGACGCTGGCTTTCAGCCTCTCCCTCTCCAACGATACGAAGCTATTTCGCGGAgtaatttgatgctctagtggagAACGATGATTGATGCGCAGGCAGTCGGAACATACACGGAAATCCTCGCCGGTTTTACGTACCGAGGCCCTGTGGGGCCGACACGGTTCAAATGTAAAATTCGGGAGCGTGTTACACCCAAAACGCTGTGGCGCTTAccgaggggcccaccttgatttatctaTTCTATATCCTAGTCGttcatcttttttcttctttttttttcatgtcattttaagtaCATCTTAGTGCatctcttgctcgggtggtagactcctgggagcttcaacacccggtcaagggttcgagtacccataggtggtgaaattctactagcgtgagtgtgtgggggtgtgtttaaaaaaaattttttttttttttttttaaagtacatcTTAGCGCATGATTCAAAAAACAAAGTGTTGGCACTCTTTCTTCCGTTTGTTGTCTGTTACGTGTGTGAATGCACGGGCTTGCCAGAATGGATGCAGCCTCGTGATCCAAACTAAACAACTTTGAACCCAAGTAAGCATATGCATATATAACTGGATTAGGAGAAGATTAGTTACTTACTCAGCCACTTGTGGCCAGCAGTAAGTTCTTCTGCCCAAAAATGGGCTGCTTTATGCCCTTAGTATGAAAGTACTTTTTAGCCGGCGCGATCAATTAAATAACAATTGGTTGCCAAAGCAATCACAAGAATATATTTCTCTACCACGGGATATTGGATAACAGGCAAATCTAACATATGAATGTAAAATTAAATTACAACTAAGAATTACCGCTCTTAGATTATCAATACTTCTATAATAACTAACTTGAGATgaagtaaattgatagattttgTTTGATTGGTGTGACACTTAAAAGGTCGTTTGGCACTATAAATTTTGGAGGATTTGaggagatttcaaatcccttatatgtttggcaccataaagtaatagTGGATTTCAAATGGTTTCAAATctcctcaaagaggggattgaaatccaaggtgaaagcttggattacatctaaaatccttccaagggttgcatgtgtaacatgtatgtccTTAAGCTATTACTCTACTCCGACACATGGACCATTGATGATGTCCCAAAACAATCATATTATCAATTGTACCActgtaattactttaatacaatgatctacgccatccaaacattgtttatgtaaatcaatagttaaaaatcgttagttagagacttggatgtgatcttgtgcttgtagcCTATCCAAGACttaaaatttcattattttcaagcaaagtatatattttaatgggcctattataaccattgtgtcaaatattacatacttATATTAATTAGAGATatcaaagttgatttaataattaaattcaaaccatgTAATTATACTATGCATAGTTATTTTTGGATTAGAGGGAATTCTGAATCCAAGTGCCTAACACAACAAGAGAATTTTGAATCCAGGGGGTTCAAAATTCACGCTCTTGGTTTGATGGTTTCTTTTGCTTATTTTAAAATTCTATTGCATAGTTTATTCTTCTAGATATTTATATCATTATTCCAGCAATTACGGTATTCAAAAAGCATTTCTCTAAATCATTTTTTTTGctacattttttcttttttactttttctctTCCCTCGGATAAGCTTTGTTCCATTTTTTTAATACCTTTTAGCTGTTTGTTCTGCTTATGTACGTTTATTCTGCTTCGGTACATTTCTTAGACGTTCGTTCTGCTTTCATACGCCTCTCGGCCGCTCGTTCCACTTTCATACGCTTCTCGGCCGCTCGTTTCGTTTCCAGACGCCTCTTGGCATCTCGTTCTGCTTTCGTACGCCTATCGGCCGCTCATTCCGTTTCTGGAAGCCTCTCAACCGCTCGTTTCATTTTTGGACACCTCTTAGTTGCTCATTCTACTTATGTACGCCTCCTAGCTGCTTGGTTTGTTTTTGAATACCTTTCAACTGCTCTCTATCTTATCATGTTGACAATTGTGATTTCGTAAAAAACATTCTGAGTATCCTCGAAAATCTTTAACATGATATATTTTTCTCTTGCTATAACACTTGTTCATCCATATTTGATTGTTCGAGAATAGTTATAAATAGGGCACAACACaaaacagatccaattatcagttaaaccataccataggaaatagtggtgattgaccattactaggctacataagctttggatcaagatgataattgtttttttttttccccttcatctaggctcatGACCTTATCAAACAATTAATGGTAGGACGTTAAATCACCACTGAGTATGGTCCCCTTGGGATttgaatcttctttatttttgggatcgcACCCTAAAATGATtgcaaaaacagatggatggcatgaacacaaaatagatacatcaaggtaggccttgcCCCACAATGGGAATGGGATGCTGGCCTTAGATTTGTTTATAGTACTACCCTAATGGGTATCTTTCAATCATCAAACCCATCAATCAACTATAACCAGCCCAAACACATGAACTTATATTATCTTAGAAGCAATTTTACACAGTTCTCATTGGTGTAGCCAATACTCATTTGAaatcttttaattatatatatatatatatatatatatatatatatatatatataaaatctaaaTTAGATGATAAATGGAATTTCTACCTTGAAACCGGTTCAAAAGATTAAGTTTAAAATTTTGGACTCCACGGTGATGCATAAGATACATCTGTTCCGTCCATATTTTTTCCCAAAACATCTTTAGGCAagagccaaaaaattaggtagatccaacactcaagtggcccacaccaaaagaaacagtggccccaagaagtttttttatggtaaatgttcaattttcttttttcatgtggggtggtccacttgagatttggatatgccacattttttggttcatgacataaattcagctggcataatggatgaacggtgtggataaggacatgcatcatggtgggaaccAAAAATAATTTGCGGCTTTCACAATTTTTGTGTCAAAAAAGTAAACCATCAAATCAAGTATCAGGAAAATTGCTGTAAATACCCGaggaagtaattattactcatttacatgGTATTTATtgggaattaaaaaaataaaaataaatcgaaCAACCCCTTAACCAAATGAACCCTAAAAATACTATATGGGAGCTGATCTTCCACCGTACGTATGGTTCATATGAAGGGTTCCCACCTAAAGAACCCAATGGATTTACATATGATATGCAACATGctacatggtggccccacagctaGTGTGGACCATTCCCGACCTACACTTAGcaaacattaactcaaattaaaccttcTAAATTTGTGGAATTGCCTGTCTTTTGGGGGGTGCCTTCCCCCTACTCAGGTCAGTCTAATGAACGAAGTGGATGGGATTCTCTCAAAAGTCTTTAAGTGGGGCCAGCATAGATTGCTTCATGCATCCTATGTGCCTGTTGTCCTCTCCATGGACTTTGCTCGAGCCCTTATTCATTGGTTATAAAATTTGCtaaccttgattttttattttttatttttactcacTTGATTTATTCACACTTTATATTAATCTTTTAAATGTGGTCCCACAAAACGTGCAGAAAATTGCATTTGGATGATGGAGAAAATGTCTTAAAATTGATAGTTTTGGTTTCACGCATGCCTTGGGTTTTAGTTAGAACTGTGAAGTTAGTAGGCTCATTTTTGGGTCACTTGAGTTTTTTCGCACAAACTATTTTAAATGATTGACTTACACATCACACACGTCTTGTGTTGGTATTGTTGATATCATTTCCTCTTCAAATTCATTCTTTGATGTAGATCGAGCGGGTCGCGAACCCATTTCTTGACCCAAATGGACCAAAAGAAGCCCGAATGGCAGCGGACACAGTCCATCAAATCTAGACCCGGTCTTACATGGGCCATGATGTAACTAGGCCTAAGGTGCATCCGGATTGAAGGAATTCATTCCGGATTGAGAAAAATTCTCATTCGAAATGCTAACCATAAATTagcctgaccatggggcccatcttaatttaTATATTCTACATCCACATTTTGCCTCGTTTTAGggagatcctaaaaatgagacatccaaatGTTAGGTAGACAataccatagtaaacagtggcaattgaccattaaaaacctcttgtgggctagaaaaagttttgaataagttggtatttatttattttccctttcatttaggtttttatgaccttatcaataggttagatggcaaataaacattacaaaaacattacccctaggaagtttttttatggtggggcgttcaatcactattgtttcctatagtatggcccacatgagatttggatatgcttcgtttttgtTCTCCTGCCCTAAAACGATCTAGTGAAATATAGACGGACAATGTGggtgtagaatacatacatacatcaaggtgggctccacactatGGGCCACACTGTCTTAGGTGAGGCcaggtaatgcaggggcattttcacaccgggctcaagtggggtcacttgtgggatgcaggggcacactcggggtgggtgcggcctacGGAGGAGgtttcgtgttcgagactcctcaccgggggtgattaatgtgcatttcacaccaggcttgagtggggtagcccgtgagatgcaGGGACACAATCATGGTggacggcccatgtgatttggggcccacgtagggggttcggccgaggtcctaactcatgcgatgtggggcctgggctatgagataaagggattaattcgccatactctaacagttcgagcttttagagcaagtggttaattgtcctgcatcactaggGCTGCAGCTAGTACGCTTcctcctgcaaaaggcttttgcaggcAATCAGTGTTAGTTTCTCTTAtaggtgtggcccaattgataatTGGAGCAGTTGGTACGGATAAAGTcagaatatttattattattattattattttttacagaaAATTAAGAACACATCACCTATAAATTTATTAATACTTAAATTATTTCGTACATTAAGCTTTCTATTACAACTCTTAATTAAAAGTACTAAAAAAGCAACTGTGAAGAGATCTGCATTACAACATTATTCATTACACATGATCTGGATGTCCATCGGACTTTTTCAATCTAACATCCTGTAAATCTACAATAACTAAAAAGTCTATCTTTCATCTGATCAAAGAAGCGGTAATAGGCAATTCTCCAAGACTTTTTGAGCATTAAAATACCACAGAATGCCCAAAATCCAACTGCAAATCCTGGTACCAGCGCAGCGTAAAACCAACGGATTTCATACTCTTCCTCATCTTTTTCTACATCACCACTGACAGGCATTTGACCTTGAGACATCTCATCACTGCCACACTTTTCTGTAAGAGGAGGTCCACAGAGTTTATTGTTGCCGATATAAATAGATGGATCTTCAAGTGTCTGGAGTTGATTTCCCATTGGAATTCTTCCCGAAGAGTTGTTATACGACAAGTTCAAGTGACTTAGAAAAGTTAAATTTGACATGCTCAGAGGAATTGAACTCGAAAGCTGATTTTCAGAGAAATCAAGAGACTCTAGCAATGCCAATTTACCAATCTTGTCTGAAATCTTTCCGGTTAAATGATTTCCAGATAAGTTTAAAACAGGCAATCTCAAAAGTCCTGTGAGTCCTTCGGGGATCTCTCCAGATAAGTTATTTCTTGAAAGGTTCATGCATGTAACCAACGAAACTGTTCTTGTGTATTCAAGCATTTGCCCCTTCACTGACACAAGCAAGTTTTCCTTGTAATACGAAGATCCCAACCCTCCATACGAAAGAACCTGGTTTATCTTCTGCTCATTCTTCATGGccatgagattttcaaaacttTGGGGAATTGAACCAGATAAGCAATTTTGTGCCACATCAAGGACCTGAAGAGAAGTTATGTTAAATAGTTGCGGTGGGATGTTGCCAGTAAACATATTTGATGGTAAACTCAGAATTCTTAAAGATGGAAAGCTTTCGCCAATCCAAGTGGGAATAGGACCTGAGAAATTGTTGTGTCCAAGGTCGAGAGTCTCCAGACTAGTACATTTCTTCAAAGATGAAGTGACTTCTCCCGATAGGTTATTGCCGTCTAGGTGCATTGTTTGGAGTTGATGTAATAGACCCAAAGATGTGGGTATTCCTCCCAATAACCTGTTCTTGCTCAAATCAAGTGCCTCAAGTGCTATGTAATTACCCAAATCGAATGGAATGATACCACCTATATTGTTTTGGGAAAGGTCAAGGACAGTCAAGGAATTCATTCCTTCGACACAATTTGGTGGGATTGGACCAGAAAATTGATTGTTGGAGAGATCAAGTACTCTGGCTCCATTCAATATGCAGGGTATAGGACCACTGAAATTATTCGAACTCAGAACAACGTAGGCTTGAGGCAGCATTATTAAAGGGTTAGGCAATTGGCCAAAAATCTGGTTATTTGAAAGGCCCAGCACAGAAAGTTGGGGTGTTAAATCCCAAAACCAGGTAGGGATGATGCCAGAGATGGCTGTATTAGAGAGATCCAACGCATGTACTAATTTTTGTGTTCGTAGCCAGAGAGGAAATTGAGGACCTAAATGACATGATCCTAAGTAAATAAGGGAGAGCTGAAATGGAGGGGCCCAATCAGAGTGTGTATCAAAAACCAAAGAATTGTAAGACAAATCCAAGGACGTTAACTGCTTGAGGTTTTCAAAAACACTTTCAGACACCTTTCCTGTCGAGGAGTTGGAAGAGAGGTCAAGCAAAGACAAGTTAGAAAGTTGTCCTAAAGTTGTTGGGATTGTCCCATTGAACTGATTCCCACTGAGAATTAACCTTTGtaaggaagacaatcctccaagagctgcaggtatattcccattcaactgattccaTGAGAGATCTAGTTCTTCtaaggaagacaatcctccaagacGAGCTGCAGGGATTGGGCCTGTCAGCATGCAATCAATGAGAGTAAGGCGTTTaagatttttgagctcatgtaacCAATCAGGAATTGCTGCATGCATTTTGTATCCATACAAAAACAGGCACTCTAAATTGATAAGCTTAGTTATGGCTCTTGGAATGCTACCTGTTATATTCTCGCCAAATGATAAATAAAGATCCACCAGTGAGGTAATATTCCCAATAGAGTTGGGGATTCCTCCATGCAGCTGACTGAAAGATAGATAAAGTATCTTCAGCTTCCTCCAGCTGCCTTCAAGGAACTCTGACAAATCAACCCTCAGGTTATCATCAGTTGATCCCAACCACAACTCTTCCAAGTTATGAAGTTGTGTAATTTGATAAGGTATCTGACCATGAAACTTGTTGAGTGAGAGACTTAAAGACACCAGGCTACCAATATTAGCTATCCAGTTTGGAATGGTAGAGTTGAAGTCGTTAAAACGGAGATCAAGGACACGGAGATGTGTGAAATTAACAGAAGGAAGAGTTGGAGAAATATATGAAAGACGACATTTCCATAGGTACAACTCAACAAGGGAAGGAGACATGTTCATTACGTTCACCCAATCATGGCTTGCCATGGAAAGGTTCACATAAGACATGTCGAGGTACTTGAGAGAACGCAGGCTTGCCAACCACCAAAGTAGTTTTTGGCACTCAAAGAACGTGAAGAAAGCTTCAGGGAAATGAGTTTAGTGAGGTTTCCAAGCTGATGAGGGATTCTCCCACTGAACCCTGCATCTGACAAGTTCAAATGCCTCAACTCCTTCATTGAACCCAGGAAATCTGGAATTGGTGCGCCATTAAAAGCATTATAACTCAAGTCCAACAACTGAAGATGCTTCAGTTGAACCAGAGCTGGATCAATTCTGCCACCTAGCCTGTAGTAAGTAGAATGGAGGTCGAGTTTAAGAACAAACCCAGTTATGTTGTGGCAGGTAATTCCTCTCCATTTGCAGCAGTCAGAGGCATCATCATCCCATGAAGAGAGAAGATTGAAGGAATCGTTGAGAGACTTCCGGATGGTGGTGAGAGCTTTTCTCTCATAATCGAAGCAACCACTCACCTTCCAATATCCTCCCCAATATATTAATACatttaaaagaaagagagaaataagaaagCTCCTCTGCTGAGAATAACAACTCTCCATTCCTTCTCTCTGctctagaaaaaggaaaggaaaggaaaggaaaattgcttctttgctgatttctctctccgCTCTCCTTAATTTATAAGATctgaatcaccactattttctctcaacgctgatcaaacaatcctaaccatccacttaaaatggttgaagagtcaccaccggTAGCGGATTGGATCAGACCCGCCTCACCTAAGACGGTGCGGCGtttaccatggagcccacctcgatgtatttattctgtgtccatgccatccatctgtttttccgaatcattgtagggcatgatcccaaaaatgaagaagatataaatttcaagtggaccgttCTCTAGGAACGGTACTGATTGAACGcactactattaaaaacttcttacggtgTACATTAATGTTTCCGTAGGGTTTGGATGagcttggatgaagggtaaaaaaacaaatataagctagatccaaaaattttgtgaccctttatggtcaatcaccactgtttccgatgGTACCGTCCAcgtgataattggatctacttcatttttaggatcatggaCTCGAAAgaaggatggacagcatagataataatagatacatcaaggtgggcgctatggtaagggccgcacggtCTTGGTGAGGCCCCGGTctcaccggaaacggattggctactcggcctgacacccgccaatggctgatggtcggtgctctgtggaccccactatgatgtatctatttcatccatgtcgttgcttttacagatcattttacggaatgagaccaaaagtgaggtatataccaatcttaagtggaccacattaaaagcaacagtgttgaatgagtgtcgaccattaaaaaacatttcgggaccataaaagttttggatcaagctgattttagtttcttcccttgatctgggcctgtatgacctaaccaacatattggatgtcaaataacagtacagtgggccttaggaggattttaatggtggatatccaatcactattgttttcatgtggtgtggtccacctgagatttatatcttctcttttctttttggatgagccataaaatgatctgtaaaaatggatgaacggaatggatgaaacacatacatcatggtggggcccacagagcactgaccatcagccaaggggctgatgtcagggggagtagccagtccgtttccagtCTCACCTAATCCATTCCGTCGCcacatttttaaaatggtggtcgACTATGACTGGAGTGTAGCTCCTACGCTGCATATCAACGAAGCAGTACCTACGATCTATTGTAGCTCTTGACAATGCAAGTCTTGTAGGACTTCAAGGCCATTGATCAAGTAGGCTCAAATCAAGCTCGTCAGTAAATCTTGGGCCACATGCTTCCTGGGACAGTGATCTTAATAGATACACTAACGCAGGCGAGGGCTTGTTGTGGTCGAGCACTTTCTTCCTCGTGGGACAACTATCGGAAAAGAAGAAGGTAGAAATAATTATACTAAATTTGGAATAAATTacttgattgataattgtctaacaTTTATGTCggtgttacaccattaatatagaaaaaaattgaaatttgtaattactaaaattaataaaattctaactttaataaaaATACTAActataataaaactcttctaaagcctaatttttaaaattaaaaattctaaataaacttttgttAGAAGAGTTCTAGCATACTTACAAGTTAtttccaaaaaagaagaaaatttaaaattctaaaagtataaaatatttaaaaaattcggaattattaaaaatattattattttttcttaaaattttatttttgagctgaaagtgtgTGTTTTCTGACGAAATGGACAGACGCAACCCACTTCTTGGGTCGGTTTACCTCGGATGACccgtttcaataaagattgataggttatgcgCCTCGTAAAGATATCcatatcaaaagttatggccaatttacagtTCACCTTCTTtcggtccaaccatgctagaaaTGTATTTGTGccatgttctacatcagaccccttagGAAAAATTTGTCCTCAAGTTATTCAACAAAAACTTTGCTCTTAGTACTCAAATAATTTCTGCCACCAATGTCTTTCAGCCTCTTCCTTATACT
This DNA window, taken from Magnolia sinica isolate HGM2019 chromosome 14, MsV1, whole genome shotgun sequence, encodes the following:
- the LOC131225044 gene encoding receptor-like protein EIX2; amino-acid sequence: MESCYSQQRSFLISLFLLNVLIYWGGYWKVSGCFDYERKALTTIRKSLNDSFNLLSSWDDDASDCCKWRGITCHNITGFVLKLDLHSTYYRLGGRIDPALVQLKHLQLLDLSYNAFNGAPIPDFLGSMKELRHLNLSDAGFTFFTFFECQKLLWWLASLRSLKYLDMSYVNLSMASHDWVNVMNMSPSLVELYLWKCRLSYISPTLPSVNFTHLRVLDLRFNDFNSTIPNWIANIGSLVSLSLSLNKFHGQIPYQITQLHNLEELWLGSTDDNLRVDLSEFLEGSWRKLKILYLSFSQLHGGIPNSIGNITSLVDLYLSFGENITGSIPRAITKLINLECLFLYGYKMHAAIPDWLHELKNLKRLTLIDCMLTGPIPAARLGGLSSLEELDLSWNQLNGNIPAALGGLSSLQRLILSGNQFNGTIPTTLGQLSNLSLLDLSSNSSTGKVSESVFENLKQLTSLDLSYNSLVFDTHSDWAPPFQLSLIYLGSCHLGPQFPLWLRTQKLVHALDLSNTAISGIIPTWFWDLTPQLSVLGLSNNQIFGQLPNPLIMLPQAYVVLSSNNFSGPIPCILNGARVLDLSNNQFSGPIPPNCVEGMNSLTVLDLSQNNIGGIIPFDLGNYIALEALDLSKNRLLGGIPTSLGLLHQLQTMHLDGNNLSGEVTSSLKKCTSLETLDLGHNNFSGPIPTWIGESFPSLRILSLPSNMFTGNIPPQLFNITSLQVLDVAQNCLSGSIPQSFENLMAMKNEQKINQVLSYGGLGSSYYKENLLVSVKGQMLEYTRTVSLVTCMNLSRNNLSGEIPEGLTGLLRLPVLNLSGNHLTGKISDKIGKLALLESLDFSENQLSSSIPLSMSNLTFLSHLNLSYNNSSGRIPMGNQLQTLEDPSIYIGNNKLCGPPLTEKCGSDEMSQGQMPVSGDVEKDEEEYEIRWFYAALVPGFAVGFWAFCGILMLKKSWRIAYYRFFDQMKDRLFSYCRFTGC